The following proteins come from a genomic window of Vallitaleaceae bacterium 9-2:
- a CDS encoding ABC transporter ATP-binding protein, which translates to MLQINGLGKTYGSGQAAVNALRGIDLTVAEGEFVSIMGPSGSGKSTLMNIVGCLDKSTYGSYALDTVDVSKLNENELAAIRNKKIGFVFQSFNLLPRISALKNVELPMIYAGVHHKERRERAVEALKRVGLEARMDHKPNEMSGGQKQRVAIARALVNSPAIILADEPTGNLDSVSSEEIMEIFQQLNQEGVTVLIVTHEPDIADHTHRIVTFEDGLLISDQRVESPLDAREILKEKQRMLNASLKGGEHDE; encoded by the coding sequence ATGCTTCAAATTAATGGATTAGGAAAAACATACGGATCAGGCCAAGCTGCCGTAAATGCTCTTCGAGGTATTGATTTAACAGTTGCAGAAGGTGAATTTGTATCAATTATGGGGCCTTCCGGTTCGGGTAAATCAACCTTGATGAATATTGTCGGATGCTTAGATAAATCGACGTATGGATCATATGCACTAGATACGGTGGACGTATCCAAGCTCAATGAAAATGAATTGGCAGCGATTCGAAATAAAAAGATAGGTTTTGTTTTTCAGTCGTTTAATCTATTGCCTAGAATTTCGGCGCTCAAAAATGTAGAATTACCCATGATCTATGCTGGAGTGCATCACAAAGAACGGCGAGAGCGTGCGGTTGAAGCGCTAAAGCGTGTAGGATTAGAAGCTAGAATGGATCATAAGCCAAATGAGATGTCGGGAGGACAAAAACAGAGGGTTGCCATTGCAAGAGCTTTGGTCAATAGTCCGGCAATTATTTTGGCAGATGAGCCAACAGGGAACCTAGATTCCGTTTCCTCAGAAGAGATTATGGAAATTTTCCAACAGTTAAATCAAGAAGGCGTTACGGTTCTAATCGTAACCCATGAACCGGACATTGCTGATCATACCCATCGTATTGTAACGTTTGAAGATGGATTGTTAATTAGTGATCAAAGGGTGGAATCGCCCTTAGATGCCCGAGAAATACTTAAAGAAAAACAACGCATGCTTAATGCATCGTTAAAAGGAGGAGAACACGATGAGTGA